The following proteins are co-located in the Phocoena phocoena chromosome 1, mPhoPho1.1, whole genome shotgun sequence genome:
- the FAM110D gene encoding protein FAM110D isoform X1, with amino-acid sequence MEMQRSQEAPANCSQLLNYLPTSSGLWGTVLPSSAKMLLASPSNPSRGRTPSAVERLEADKAKYVKTHQVIARRQEPALRGGPGPLTPHPCNELGPPPSPRTPRPARRGSGRRLPRPDSLIFYRQKRECKASVNKENAKGQGLVRRLFLGAPRDVASSSPGSTERPAAPGGWAAPQDAPDAAGKRALCPTCSLPLSEKERFFNYCGLERALVEVLGAERFSPQSWGADASPQPGTSPPPGSGDASDWTSSDGGAERRDRAECGGSEAAGSARDGRPQVSVVERNARVIQWLYGCQRARGPPRESEV; translated from the exons ATGGAAATGCAGAG GTCCCAGGAGGCCCCAGCCAATTGCTCTCAGCTCCTCAACTATCTGCCTACCTCCAGTGGCTTATGGGGCACTGTCCTGCCCAGTTCTGCTAAGATGCTCCTGGCCTCTCCCTCCAACCCATCCAGGGGACGGACCCCCAGCGCTGTGGAGAGGCTGGAGGCCGACAAAGCCAAGTATGTCAAGACGCACCAGGTGATAGCGCGACGCCAGGAGCCAGCTCTGCGTGGGGGTCCCGGGCCGCTCACCCCGCACCCCTGCAACGAGCTGGGGCCCCCTCCATCGCCCAGGACGCCCAGACCTGCCCGCCGGGGCAGTGGCAGGCGGCTGCCAAGGCCTGATTCCCTCATATTCTACCGCCAGAAGCGCGAATGCAAGGCTTCAGTGAACAAAGAGAACGCCAAGGGCCAGGGGCTCGTGCGTCGCCTCTTCCTGGGCGCCCCCCGAGACGTCGCTTCAAGCAGCCCAGGCTCAACGGAGCGACCCGCGGCTCCTGGGGGTTGGGCCGCGCCCCAAGATGCCCCAGACGCAGCGGGAAAGCGGGCATTGTGCCCCACGTGCTCGCTGCCCCTGTCGGAGAAGGAGCGCTTCTTCAACTACTGCGGTCTGGAGCGCGCGCTGGTGGAGGTGCTGGGCGCCGAGCGCTTCTCTCCGCAGAGCTGGGGCGCCGACGCCAGCCCCCAGCCCGGAACGTCGCCGCCGCCCGGCTCTGGGGACGCCAGCGACTGGACGTCCAGCGACGGCGGCGCAGAACGCCGGGACCGTGCTGAGTGCGGCGGCTCGGAAGCGGCGGGCTCGGCGCGGGACGGGCGCCCCCAGGTGTCGGTGGTGGAGCGCAACGCGCGCGTCATCCAGTGGCTGTACGGCTGCCAGCGCGCCCGCGGCCCGCCGCGCGAGTCCGAGGTGTGA
- the FAM110D gene encoding protein FAM110D isoform X2 encodes MQRSQEAPANCSQLLNYLPTSSGLWGTVLPSSAKMLLASPSNPSRGRTPSAVERLEADKAKYVKTHQVIARRQEPALRGGPGPLTPHPCNELGPPPSPRTPRPARRGSGRRLPRPDSLIFYRQKRECKASVNKENAKGQGLVRRLFLGAPRDVASSSPGSTERPAAPGGWAAPQDAPDAAGKRALCPTCSLPLSEKERFFNYCGLERALVEVLGAERFSPQSWGADASPQPGTSPPPGSGDASDWTSSDGGAERRDRAECGGSEAAGSARDGRPQVSVVERNARVIQWLYGCQRARGPPRESEV; translated from the coding sequence GTCCCAGGAGGCCCCAGCCAATTGCTCTCAGCTCCTCAACTATCTGCCTACCTCCAGTGGCTTATGGGGCACTGTCCTGCCCAGTTCTGCTAAGATGCTCCTGGCCTCTCCCTCCAACCCATCCAGGGGACGGACCCCCAGCGCTGTGGAGAGGCTGGAGGCCGACAAAGCCAAGTATGTCAAGACGCACCAGGTGATAGCGCGACGCCAGGAGCCAGCTCTGCGTGGGGGTCCCGGGCCGCTCACCCCGCACCCCTGCAACGAGCTGGGGCCCCCTCCATCGCCCAGGACGCCCAGACCTGCCCGCCGGGGCAGTGGCAGGCGGCTGCCAAGGCCTGATTCCCTCATATTCTACCGCCAGAAGCGCGAATGCAAGGCTTCAGTGAACAAAGAGAACGCCAAGGGCCAGGGGCTCGTGCGTCGCCTCTTCCTGGGCGCCCCCCGAGACGTCGCTTCAAGCAGCCCAGGCTCAACGGAGCGACCCGCGGCTCCTGGGGGTTGGGCCGCGCCCCAAGATGCCCCAGACGCAGCGGGAAAGCGGGCATTGTGCCCCACGTGCTCGCTGCCCCTGTCGGAGAAGGAGCGCTTCTTCAACTACTGCGGTCTGGAGCGCGCGCTGGTGGAGGTGCTGGGCGCCGAGCGCTTCTCTCCGCAGAGCTGGGGCGCCGACGCCAGCCCCCAGCCCGGAACGTCGCCGCCGCCCGGCTCTGGGGACGCCAGCGACTGGACGTCCAGCGACGGCGGCGCAGAACGCCGGGACCGTGCTGAGTGCGGCGGCTCGGAAGCGGCGGGCTCGGCGCGGGACGGGCGCCCCCAGGTGTCGGTGGTGGAGCGCAACGCGCGCGTCATCCAGTGGCTGTACGGCTGCCAGCGCGCCCGCGGCCCGCCGCGCGAGTCCGAGGTGTGA